CCCTGGTCGCTTGCAGTGCGGCTCCCCGCCACGTCGCGCAAGGTGCCCATCGGCACCAGTCGGGGCGTCGACCATCGCTTGGCATCCGTGCCCTGCTCTTTCACATTCGCCTCCATGACGGACCGCGGGGATGCGGCGTTGCGATGCAGCATAACAGACACCGAATCGCCTGCCAACGATGCTCTGTTAATCAATGCGATCCCAGCGCATGGGACGCAAACGCCACGTCGCTGCCTCGCCGCTCCCCGTAAATGACCTGCCCGCGATGGGTCAGCCACGCATGCAGGTCCTCGTGCCCGTCGCGTTCGGCGGGAGGGCGCACGCCGATCTGAAGCTGCGAACCGAAGCCGCGCCGCCGCAGCATCAGCGCCATTGCCAGGGCGCGGGGCAGGCAGGGGGCATCGCCCGGCATGCGCGCAGCGGCCCGCTCGATGGCCGCGGAGCGGTGTCGCAAGGTCGCTGCGTCGGGAGCGAGACGGGTCGGGCCGCTGCCACGCGCGAACCAGGTCCGCCATGTGCGGAAGGGCACCAGACGGACGAGGCCGTGTGCGACCGCCAGCGCAAGCGCAGCCTCCGCCGTGCGCAGCCAGCCATGCACCCGTCGCGTCACGCCAGCAGTCCCGCGCTGCGCAGGCTGGCGAGGAAGGCGTCGAGATCCTCCCCCATGGCCGGATCGCCGGCATAGTCGCGCTGCAGTCCGGCGAGGATTTCGTCACGGCTGCGCTCGCCATCGATCAGGTTCCAGATCGCGTGCGCGCTGCCTTCCATGGCGAAGAAATCGCCGTCGGACATGCGCATGACGACGGTTTCGTCGTCGAAGGCCGTTTCGGCGAAGTCGCTGGTCTTGCGCGGAATCATCGCATCGCACGCTCGATTGCGTGGCGCGCGAAGTCAAGATTGGCGGTGTATTCGCCGGCCCCGTGCGGCAGCCACAGCCGCCATGCGGGGACGCTGCGCGCCCTGGCCGCGGCGTCGGCGAAAACGGCAGCGCGGTCCCACCGGCGGGCGAGCGCGAGGAACTCGCTGCAGTAATGGTCCGCCGACCAGGCCGCGATTGCCGCCGCGCCGCCGAGCGGCCGGAATGACCGGCCGCCCTCTTCCAGCAGGACCACCCCGCCGAGCGGCAAGGGCCGGTCCGCGCGCGGCAGGCCCTCGGCAAAGAACTTCGCGTATTCGGGCGAGACCTGCTCGCCCTTCGCCGCACCGGTCATCGCGAAGGCATCGGGCCACAGCTTGGGCTTTTTGCGCCACGGGAGGACTTCGGGGCCGCTTTCGCCTTCCACGATCACGCTCAGGTCATCGGCGAGGAGCGGCATGCCCGCCAGCGCGAGCCCCGTCGCCAGCGTGGTCTTGCCCGCGCCCGACGGGCCGGTGAGGATGACGGCGCGCCCGTCCACCGCCACCGCCGATCCGTGGAACGGGTAGAGCCCGGCGAGTGCCGCCACCGCCGCCGCGATACTGCCTTCGCAGAAGAGGTCGATCTCGGCCGGGTGGGTCCCTTTGCTGGGATCGACCGTCAGCCCGCTGCCCAAGCGGTAATGGACGAGCGTGTCGGGCGGGATGCGGAACAGCAGTTCGCCCGGCTTGAGCATATACGTCCGCTGACCCAGCGCCTCGCCATCCAGCGCCGCTTCCACACGGCCGGTCGTTCGCTGCAGCTCGTGCTCCAGCAGCGCCAGCGCATCTTTGCTGTGCATAACCCGCTCAGCCATGCGTTTGCGGGCCGGAGCGGTGTGGAAAAGGCCGCGCCTGCGCCTTGTCGGCGATTCGCCGCGCGCGTAACCGGCGGGGATAGTCATGGCTCCCCCGCTGATCTCGCCATCCATCCTTTCTGCCGACTTCGCGAAGTTGGGCGAGGAAGTGCGCGCCATCGACGCGGCCGGGGCGGACTGGATCCATATCGACGTGATGGACGGGCATTATGTCCCCAATATCACCATCGGCCCTGCCGTCGTGAAGGCCCTGCGTCCCCATACCGACAAGCTGTTCGACGTCCACCTGATGATTTCGCCGGTGGATGCGTATCTCGAAGCCTTTGCCGATGCGGGCGCGGACATCATCACCGTGCATCCCGAAGCGGGTCCGCACGTCCACCGCACGGTGCAGGCGATCAAGGCGCTGGGCAAGAAGGCGGGCGTCGTCTTCAATCCCGCAACCCCGGTCGACACGCTCGATTACCTGGTCGAGATGGTCGACCTGGTGCTGGTGATGAGCGTCAATCCCGGCTTCGGCGGGCAGAAGTTCATTCCCAGCCAGCTCGGCAAGATCCGCGAGATACGGAGCCGCATCGACGCGAGCGGACGCGATATCCGGCTGCAGGTCGATGGCGGCGTCGATGCGCAGACCGCGCCGCAATGCGTCGAGGCGGGGGCCGACGTGCTGGTTGCCGGGTCGGCCACCTTCAAGGGCGGTCCCGATCGCTATGCCGCCAACATTGCCGGCCTGAAGGGCGGATAGGATGACCGATAGCCTCTCCCGCACCGCGCCGGACACAATCGAGCTGCCGCTCGGCGATCCGCAGGTTCCGGGCGAGGACGATGCGCGCGCCATCCCGCTGAGGAGCGCTGAAGAAGGCTTGGTCCGCGAGGAAACGAAGCGCCGGTCCGATCCGCCGACCACCGCTGCCGCTGCCGTGGACCACGCCGCCGGCGCCAGCCGCGCGCTGGCGCTCGCCGATTTCGCCCCGCCGTCGGTCGGCGCGGGCGAGCGGTTGATGCGCATGGCATACCGGATGGGCGTGCCGGGCTCGGTCCTGTCCGGTCCGTTCCGCAAGCCGTCCGCACTGCGCCTGCTTGCCACGGTCGAAAGCCCGCTGCCGGGCCGCCGGCCCAGCGGCGTCGCGCTGAGGGCCGGCCATTTCCTCGTCCACGGGGTCAAGGCGCCGATTTCGCAGATGGATTTCACGCCCAGCGCGCGGCTCACCCCGCCGTTCGAGCAGGCGATCCACGGCTTCACGTGGCTGCGCGACCTTTCCTCCTCCGCCCCGCGCGAACAATGCAGCGGCGTGGCGGAGCGGATCGCCGCCGCGTGGCTGAAGGCCAATCCGCAGGTCGGCAAGGGCATGCCGTGGCGCGTCGGCCTGGCGGCGCGCCGGATGCTCGCATGGCTGGTCCACGCCCCGCTGGTGATGTCGGGCGACAAGGGCGTGCGCACCAAGCTGCTCGCCCAGATCGCCGAGACCGCGCGCTGGCTCGACCGCAACCATGGCAAGGCAGAGGACCGGCTGGAGGAAGTCGCCGCGTGGTGCGCGATCACCGCCGCCGGCCTGCTGCTGCCCGATGGCAAGCCGCGCCGCCTCTATGGCGAAGCCGGTCTTGTGCACGCGCTGGGCGAACTGGTGGGTGAAGATGGCGGCGTCCTGTCGCGCAGCCCCTATGCCCAGATGGAAGCGCTGCGCCTGCTGGTCGACTGCCGCGCCTGTTACGAGGCGGTGCGCCGCGATCCGCCCGATGCGCTGGAGGCGATGATGCGCCTGCTCGTGCCGCCGCTCCTTACCCTGACCCATGCCGACGGGTCGCTCGGCAACTGGCAGGGATCGGGCGCTACGAGCGCCAACACGCTGCGCGCGCTGGTGGAGGCGACCCGGGTGCGCACCCGCCCGCTCAGGCAGGCGCGCGGCTGGGGTTACCAGCGGGTCGCGGCCAAGGGCGCGGTGCTGCAATTCGACGCCGCCCCGCCGCCGCTGGCGCGCCACGCCCGTTATGGCTGCGCATCCACGCTGGCGTTCGAATTTTCCAGCGGTGCGCATCGGCTGATCGTGAATTGCGGCGGGGCTGCGATGGCCGGCGGACAGATTCCCGTGCGCATCGAACAGGGCCTGCGCGCCACGGCAGCGCATTCGACGCTGGTGCTGGAGGATGCCAATTCCACTGCCGTGCTGATCGGCGGTAAGCTGGGCGCAGGCGTCGGCGAAGTGGAAATCGACCGGCGCAGCGTGGGCGGCAAGAAGCCGGCAACCCGGGTGGAAGCGAGCCATGACGGCTATGCCAGCCGCTTTGGCCTGGTCCACCGGCGCATCCTGCTGCTGAGCGACGAGGGCGACGAATTGCGCGGCGAAGACGTGCTCGTGCCCTCGGGCCGCAAGGGCAAACGCGGCAAGGTCAATTATGCGATCCGCTTCCATGTCGGGCCGGGCGTGGAGCTCAGCCTGACGAAGGATCGCAAGGGCGCGCGGCTTGCGCTGCCTGACGGCACCAACTGGCAGCTGCGCACCACGGAAGGCGAGCTGTCGATCGAGGATTCGATGTGGTCGGACGGTGACGGCCGCCCGCAGGCGATCGAACAACTGGTAATCGCGGGGATGATCTCGCGCAGCGGGGCGAATTTCTCCTGGCTGCTCAAGCGAATGGGGTGATTTTGTGACGGATGCAGTCACGGTGAAGCGGGCGCTGCTCTCGGTGTCCGACAAATCCGGCTTGGTCGAACTGGGCCGGGACCTGGCGGCGCGCGGCGTGGAGCTCGTTTCCACCGGCGGCACGGCCAGGGCGCTGCGCGACGCAGGGCTGGCGGTAAAGGATATTTCCGAGCTCACCGGCTTTCCCGAAATGATGGACGGGCGGGTCAAGACGCTGCATCCCAAGGTCCACGGCGGGCTGCTCGCCGTGCGCGACGATGCCGCCCATGCCACCGCCATGGCAGAGCATGACATTGGCGCCATCGACCTCGTGGTGGTCAATCTCTATCCCTTCGAAGCGACCGTGGCGAAGGGCGCAGGGCGGCCCGAAATCATCGAGAACATCGATATCGGCGGGCCGAGCATGGTCCGCTCCTCGGCCAAGAACCACGCTTACGTGACCATCGCCACCGACCCTGGCGACTATGCCGCACTGCAGGGCGAGCTGGCCGACCGCGACGGGGCGACCTCCTACGATTTCCGCAAGGCGATGGCAGCGAAGGCCTTTGCCGCGACCGCCGCTTACGATTCCATGATCGCGAACTGGTTCGCCCAATCCGACCAGGGGCAGGGCCTGCCGGACCGCCTGTTCGCCAACGGGCGCAAGGCGGACGAGCTGCGCTATGGCGAGAACCCGCACCAGTCGGCTGCGATCTATATCCCGGCCGGCCCCCCGGCGCGCGGCATCCCGCAGGCCGAGCAGGTGCAGGGCAAGGAGCTGAGCTATAACAATTACAACGATGCCGATGCGGCACTGAACCTCGTCAGCGAATTTGCCGGACAGGACCCGGCCATCGTGATCGTCAAGCACGCCAATCCGTGCGGCGTGGCGCAGGCGGGCAGCCAGATCGAGGCGTGGGAAGCCGCGCTGGCGTGCGACAGCGTTTCGGCCTTCGGCGGGATCGTTGCCTCCAACACGCCGCTCGATGGCAGGACGGCAGAGGCGATCTGCAAGATCTTTACCGAAGTCGTGGTGGCGCCCGATGCGGACGAGGAAGCGAGGGCGTTCTTCGCGGCCAAGAAGAATCTGCGCCTGCTCCTGACCGGCGAGCTGCCCGATGCGGCGCGCGGCGGCCTTTCGATCAAGTCGATCACCGGCGGCATCCTCGCGCAGTCGCGCGACAATGGCCGGATCACGCGCGACGACCTGAAAGTGGTCACCGAGCGCGCGCCGACCGAGCAGGAGCTGGACGATTGCCTGTTCGCCTGGACGGTGGCCAAGCACGTCAAGTCGAACGCCATCGTCTATGCGAAGGACGGCGCGACCGCAGGCATCGGGGCGGGGCAGATGAATCGCCGCGACAGCGCCCGCATTGCCGCCATCAAGGCGCAGGAAGCGGCCGGGAAATACGATTGGGACCAGCCGCGCACCGTGGGCAGCGCCGTTGCGTCGGATGCCTTCTTCCCCTTCGCCGACGGATTGCTGTCCGCCGCCGAAGCGGGCGCGACGGCCGTGATCCAGCCCGGCGGCTCGATGCGCGACCAGGAAGTGATCGACGCTGCGAACGAACAGGGCCTGGCTATGGTGTTCACCGGGATGCGGCACTTCAACCACTGATCCCGCGCTTTCAGAAGCGCATCGCGTCGGGATCGCCCTTGCGGCACATGTGCAGCAGGCCGCGCGGTGTGCGCAACACCAGCCGGCCGCGGTCGGTAAAGGCAAAGGCGTCGGGCGTCGCGAGGGAGAGGAACGAGAGCCCCCCCCCGATCTCGATCGGTTCCCCCGCTACGTACGGCTTCGGGACCTCATTACATTGCACACTGTCTTCCAGCGCCAGGGAGAGGTTTGGCCCCTCAGAAGAGTAGGTCGCACGGCAGCCGGATTGGTCAGTCATGGTGTCGCGGGCAATCGAAAGCGTGATCGGTCCCGCCTGATATGCGCCGAGCAGCGTGTTGCCGCAGCTTTGGAATTCGCCTGCCAGCGTCCGGTCTGGGTAAGGCGGGCGGCGCAGCGTGAGGCCGGGGCCACCGGTCAACGTCAGGCGATCACTGTCGATACGATAGCCCGTCACCGCGCCCAAGGCGGAGAAGAGCAGTGCATCCTCGGCCGCGTCTTCCTTGCTGCAACCCTGCTGCGTCGCAGCGCCGAGATCGATCCGCCCGGTCGTGCTGACGTCGCCATAGGCGGTGTTGCATTCGGCGCTGGCAAATACTCCTGCGTAACGGTATTCGATCTCCGCAGCAGCCCGTCGCTCCATGGCGAATGGCTCGCCGCCGATAGCGTCCACCAGCCATCTGCCGGCAAGTGCCGAAACGGCATAAGGCGGGCGTTCCAGCACGGCCGTAGTGCCGCTCGCATCGGCCAAGCGGAGAACGTCGCCTTCGCGCCGCCAAGTCGCAAGATTGTCGATGAAATCGGCCCATCGGCGCTCGAAATCGGCGGCACCTGCCGCGTTGCCGCATTTGCCGATCTGCACCGCTTCGCGCCTGATCACCGAAATGGACTGACCGTCGAGCTGGTAGAACGCCGGATGACCTCCGCCGCATTGCGCGTGGTGGTTGAGAAAGCCACCGCCGCTGCCGGTCAGGACCCCTTCGCGGTCCGAAACGTCATCGCCGGCTAGTGTGCGCAAGAGCCAAGTGTCGCCGAGGGGATCGATTCGCTCGAGATACGTGCCATCGTCCATCGCGTCGCCTGATGCAGCACGCTGTTGCATCGCTTCTCCGGTCGAGGCGACCGGCTGGCACGCGGTCAGCGCGCCAACCACACATATTGTTCGCATACTCAACGACATGTCGTTTCCACTCCCACACGGCCTCATCGCAATTTCAAGCTGAACACCGCACGACAGGCAGCTTCACCTTTTTGCAAGCGGCCATGCGGTAGAAGGTGCCGGACGATGACGAAAATCGAAAGCACGACCGATGGGCCTTTTCAAAACCGATTCCTACATCGCCTTCGCCGCAGGCTTCGGCTTGACCGCGTTCATCATGGCGAGCCAGTTCAACCTGCTTGCATGAACCGCATCCGCGCCAGCTTTGCCGCCGTCGCGCTGGCCACGGCGGCGTGCAGCCAAGCCATGCCCGCAGCCGTCGCTGCGGAAGAGACGGTGCGCGCACCGGTGGCTGATCGGATTTCGCGCGAAAGCGAAGGACTGAAGAACGCCTATTTCGCCGGGGGCTGCTTCTGGGGCGTGGAGGCCGTGTTCAGCCACGTGCCCGGCGTGACGAGCGCCGTCAGCGGCTATCACGGTGGCAATGCGGCGACCGCGAAATACGATATCGTCAGTTCCGGCGTCAGCCAGCATGCCGAAACGGTGAAGGTCACCTACGATCCCAAGATCGTGCGTTACGACCAGCTGCTGCGCATTTTCTTCTCGGTCGTCCACGATCCCACCCAGCTCAACCGCCAGGGGCCGGATCGCGGTGCGCATTACCGATCTGCCTTGATCCCCGTCAGCGCCGATCAGCGCGCGGTCGCGCGTGCCTATATCGACCAGCTGGAAGCGGCGGACATCTGGGACCGGCCGATCGTCACGAAGATCGAGACGGCGAAGCGGTTCTACCCGGCCGAACCCTATCACCAGGATTTCGCGCACAAGAACCCGCGCCACTCCTATATCGTGCGCTGGGACGCGCCGAAGGTTGCTGCGCTGCGCCGCCTGTTGCCGCAGCACCACCGCAGCAGCTTCAAGACCGGCTGATCGCGGCCCGATTGCGAGCGGCTGCCGGGCGCCCTATATCGGCGGCATGGCCAGTCACGCACATACCCACCACCAGGAACATTCCGGCGAAGCGCTGGTCGAGGCCGCGCGCGCCACGCTGACCGAGCACGGCGAGCAGTGGACCGCCATGCGCGAAGGCGTGTTCCGCGCGCTGGCGAGCGAGGACAAGCCGGTTTCCGCCTACGATCTTGCCGACGAGATGACCCGCCGCCGCGAAAAGCGCGTGGCCCCCAACAGCGTCTACCGCATCCTCGATTTGTTCGTGCGCACCAACCTCGCCAACCGGATCGAGAGCGCCAACGCCTATCTCGTCAACACCCATCCGGGCTGCAACCACGACTGCATCTTCGTGATCTGCGACGATTGCGGCGCGGCAACCCATATCGACGACGACCGCGTCACCGGCGCCTTGCGCGAAGCGGGCAAGGACGCGGGCTTCGCGGGCATCCGCCCGGTCGTGGAACTGCGCGGCCTGTGCGACAAATGCGCGGCCTGAGGGCCGTCGCCTGCAAATCATTTGCGTTCATCGACAAGCACACATCGCGGCGCTAAGCCGAAAGCCATGAGCCAACGCCCCGATACGCCGCTTCTGGACACTGTCGACACGCCGGAAGACCTTCGCAAGCTGAAGCCCGAACAGCTGCGCCAGCTGGCCGACGAATTGCGCGCGGAAATGATCGACGCGGTCGGCTCCACGGGCGGGCACCTGGGCAGCGGGCTGGGCGTGGTCGAGCTGACCACCGCGATCCACTATGTCTTCAACACGCCCGACGACAAGCTGATCTTCGACGTCGGCCACCAGGCCTATCCGCACAAGATCCTGACCGGGCGGCGGGACCGGATCCGCACGCTGCGGCAGGGCGGTGGCCTGTCCGGTTTTACCAAGCGGAGCGAGAGCGAATACGACCCCTTCGGCGCGGCGCATTCCTCCACCTCGATCAGCGCCGGGCTCGGCTTTGCCGTCGCCAACAAGCTGAAGGGAGAGCCGGGCAAGGCGATCGCCGTCATCGGCGACGGCGCGATGAGCGCGGGCATGGCCTACGAGGCGATGAATAACGCCGAGCAGGCGGGCAACCGGCTGGTCGTGATCCTCAACGACAACGACATGAGCATCGCGCCCCCGGTAGGCGGCCTGTCCGCATACCTCGCGCGGATGGTGTCCTCGAGCGAGTATCTCGGCCTGCGCAACCTGGCCTCCAAGGCGGCGAAGAAACTTTCGCGCCGCGTGTGGTCGGGCCTCGAAAAGGCCGAGGAATACACGCGCGGCATGGTGACCGGCGGGACGCTATTCGAAGAACTGGGCTTCTACTACGTCGGCCCGATCGACGGACACAATCTGGACCACCTCGTCCCGGTCCTGGAAAACGTGCGCGACAGCGAGCAGGGCCCGATCCTGGTCCATGTCGTGACCACCAAGGGCAAGGGCTACCAGCCCGCCGAAGACAGCGCCGACAAGTACCATGGCGTGCCGAAATTCGACGTGGTCACGGGCGAAAAGGCGAAGTCCAAGGCCGGCCCGCCCGCCTACCAGAACGTGTTCGGCGAAACGCTGGCGAAGCTGGCCGAAACCGACGACCGCATCTGCGCGATTACCGCTGCCATGCCGAGCGGGACGGGGGTGGACAAGTTCGCCGCCGCGCATCCCGACCGCGCCTTCGACGTCGGTATCGCCGAACAGCACGGGGTGACCTTTGCCGCCGGCCTCGCCGCGCAAGGGATGCGCCCGTTCGCGGCGATCTACTCCACCTTCCTCCAGCGTGCGTACGACCAGGTGGTCCACGACGTGGCGATCCAGAACCTGCCGGTGCGCTTCGCCATCGACCGCGCGGGGCTGGTCGGCGCCGACGGGGCGACCCATGCGGGCAGTTTCGACATCACGTACCTCGCCACCCTGCCCAACTTCGTGGTGATGGCCGCGGCGGACGAGGCGGAGCTGGTCCACATGACCTACACCGCCGCCGAATATGATGACGGACCCATTGCCCTGCGCTACCCCCGCGGCAACGGCGTCGGTGTACCGCTGCCCGAAACGCCGCAGAAGCTGGAAATCGGCAAGGGCCGGGTGGTGCGCGAAGGCAGCAAGGTCGCGATCCTGTCGCTCGGCACGCGGCTCGCCGAAGCCAACAAGGCGGCTGACGAACTGGAGGCCAAGGGCCTTTCAACCACCGTCGCCGACCTGCGCTTCGCCAAGCCGCTTGACACCGACTTGATCGACCGGCTGATGAAAAGCCACGAGGTCGTGATCACGGTGGAGGAAGGCGCCATCGGCGGCCTCGGCGCGCATGTCCTCACCCACGCCAGCGACAAGGGCCTGACCGATGCTGGGCTGAAAGTGCGCACCATGCGCCTGCCCGACATATTCCAGGACCACGACGATCCGGCAAAGCAATACGACGAAGCCCGCCTCAACGCCCCGCACATCGTGGACACGGTGCTGAAAGCGCTCCGCCACAACAGCGCCGGCGTGGAGGAGGCGCGGGCTTAAGAAGCCGAATTGGCAAGATATTCTGATTAAAGCAGCGTATGGTGAAACTGTTTACAATAAAGGCTGCGTTGAATTTCGTCCTATACGCTATAGCTCTTGCCGCGGGGGGCATGGCATTAGTTATTATCGTGGCGCAAACGAACGCCGGTCAGTTGAGCGGGTGGTCAGCCGCTGCAGTAGTCATCGGCGCGTTTGCGTTTTTCTTCAGCCCAATTATTTCAGCATTCATCGTCTACAAGCAATTTGATCGAGTTCGCGAAAAGGAGGCGAACGCTGTTCGCCTTGCTGACGAACAGAATGCTATCCGATTGTCATCTCAACTTCGCTTTTTTGAGCGCGAAAAACTTATTGCAGCGATCGAGATGCATCACCCTGCGCTTGAGCGAAATTTGCACCGGGCGGTTCGTCAAAATGATTATGGTATGATCACTGAAGACAACCGAAATGCGGCTCTTCGAGAATTCTTTGACAGCATTGATCTTCAAACCGATCGACTCGAATTTGAAGAGGCCGCCAACATCACCTATGAACATCTAGAAACCTGTCGTGCGCGTTTTCTAGTGAATGGATTTGAGCCTGACTTACTACCTGCTGATGGGCTCGACTTTGAAATTTGGGTGGCGAACTCACTGGTCCTTTTTGGTTGGGAGGCACAAACGACACCGGCTGGTGGAGACCAGGGATTGGATGTCATCGCAAAGCGTGACGGCCGAAGTCTCGGGCTACAATGCAAGTTATACGGCTCGGCGGTTGGTAACAAGGCTGTGCAAGAAGCCTATGCGGGCCGTCCTTTTCATGGAGTGCAGAAGGTTGGCGTTATTTCGAACGCGGGTTTTACATCGAGTGCGAAAGCGTTAGCTCACTCGACTGGAGTACATCTCTTCTCGCCGAACGATATACCGACAATGTTTGAGCAAACATTCGGTTCTTGAAGAGCAAGATTTTCAACCCATCCACCGCCAGATGCCCGCAGTCCAGCCGCCCAGCGGCATGTGCGCGTAAGTGGCGGCGAGCCAGATTGCCGTGCCTCCTGCCCAAGGGATCACCCCCGCTTTCGGCAGCCGGCTCCATCGCGGCCAGTAGGTCGTCTTGCCCTCCCACTCGCGCCAGGCGCCGCCCATCAGGGCCTTTTTCTTGCGATCCTGCATATGCGCGCCGACGAGGGCGAGGAAACCGATGGCGCCCGCGGCCACCAGCGTGCGGGCGGTGGGCGCGGCGATGATGTGGGCGAGGGCCCATAGCGCGAAGCCCCACATCATCGGGTGGCGGGTGACGGCAAAGACGCCGTTTGCGGACTTGCTCATCGCCAGCTCCTGCGCACCCGGTGCTGGCAAGGCCGGGTTGCCCATCAGCGATCCCGTGATCAGCACCATGGCGACCAGCGTCAGCACGCTCGCTACCGCCCAGCTCACATCGTCGAAGCCCGACCACAGCGGCGTCATGGGCAAGTGTACGCCGGTGAAGGCGAAATACATCCACGCCGTGCAGGCGACGCTGACCAACGAATAGGCGATCATGAAGCCGCCTTGCCCCAGCCGCTTGACGAGCGAGGCGCGCAAGGGGTGCGACATGGCGAAATGCGTGCCGACGAAAGCGATGCTGGCGGCAATCAGTTCGATCAGGTCGCGTTCCATGATGCCTCCTCCCGCCGCGCGTTACTCGATGGCGAGCAGTTCCACTTTGAACAACAGCGTCGCGCCGCCCGGTATCGGGCCCTTGCCTTCCGGACCGTAGGCCAGCGTGGCGGGCGCGGCGAGCTCGATCGTGTCGCCCACGGCCATTTGCGGGATCGCCATCTGCCACGCCGGGATCAGCCGGCCGAGCGGGAAGTTGGCAGGCTCCCCCCGGTCATAGGAGCTGTCGAAGCCCGTGCCGTCGACGAAGGTGCCGGCGTAATGGACGGTGACCGTGTCCGCGACGCTCGGCTTTTCGCCCACGCCGTCGCCCGCGATCCGCCGCCAGCGCAGGCCGCCGTCCATGACCGTCCAGCCGTCCGCAGATGTGCGCGAATGGAGCGCGGTCTGCTGCTGTTGCTGCCAGGCGATATCCTGCGAATAATCGGGCGCCCGGTCCTGCGCCAGGACCGCCGCCCCGCTCGCCGCGATGGCGAGGCCCAGCATGGCCAGCGTGGTGCGCATGGAAGAAGTGCTTTTGCGTTTGGTTCCGGTCATCGGTCGTAGGCTTTCGGCAGGTCGCTTTCGTCGAGATCGCGATAGCGGTCGCGCAGGCGCGTCTGGTGGTTCGTCAGCGGCTGGTCGATGCCGTCGATGAAGACGCGAGTCGGGCGGCTGGACAGCTCCAGCGGATCGCCGTCCCAGATCACCACGTCCGCCACCGCGCCCGGTGCGAGCACGCCGTAGCGCCCGCCGACACCCGCGATCTGCGCCGGGATGGAGGTGATCGATGCCAGCGCCTCTCCCCACGTCAGCCCGGTGCGGCCCGGCACGCGGGCCAAGCTGACGAGGTTGCCGGCATATTGCGGGGCAAAGCGTGGCTGCTCCATGTCGGAATAGCTGCCGACCGCCACCGTCACCCCGGCATCGACCATGCGGCCGACATTGTCCTGCGTGGCGGCGAGCTGCTCGAAGCTGGACGGCAGGTCGTCGAGCGGGTCGGCGATCACCGGCACGCCCGCCGCCGCGATCTCCCTTGCCACCAGCCAGCCTTCGCTGACGCCGACGAGGACCAGGTCGAGCGCGGGGAATTCGCTTTTCAGCGCCAGCACGCTGCGGATATCGGCGGCCCGTTCGGCGCGGATGTAGAGCTGCTGCTGCCCGCTCACCACCGG
This sequence is a window from Alteriqipengyuania flavescens. Protein-coding genes within it:
- a CDS encoding lasso peptide biosynthesis B2 protein, translating into MTRRVHGWLRTAEAALALAVAHGLVRLVPFRTWRTWFARGSGPTRLAPDAATLRHRSAAIERAAARMPGDAPCLPRALAMALMLRRRGFGSQLQIGVRPPAERDGHEDLHAWLTHRGQVIYGERRGSDVAFASHALGSH
- a CDS encoding PqqD family protein, translated to MIPRKTSDFAETAFDDETVVMRMSDGDFFAMEGSAHAIWNLIDGERSRDEILAGLQRDYAGDPAMGEDLDAFLASLRSAGLLA
- a CDS encoding phosphoenolpyruvate carboxykinase (ATP), whose product is MHSKDALALLEHELQRTTGRVEAALDGEALGQRTYMLKPGELLFRIPPDTLVHYRLGSGLTVDPSKGTHPAEIDLFCEGSIAAAVAALAGLYPFHGSAVAVDGRAVILTGPSGAGKTTLATGLALAGMPLLADDLSVIVEGESGPEVLPWRKKPKLWPDAFAMTGAAKGEQVSPEYAKFFAEGLPRADRPLPLGGVVLLEEGGRSFRPLGGAAAIAAWSADHYCSEFLALARRWDRAAVFADAAARARSVPAWRLWLPHGAGEYTANLDFARHAIERAMR
- the rpe gene encoding ribulose-phosphate 3-epimerase; the protein is MAPPLISPSILSADFAKLGEEVRAIDAAGADWIHIDVMDGHYVPNITIGPAVVKALRPHTDKLFDVHLMISPVDAYLEAFADAGADIITVHPEAGPHVHRTVQAIKALGKKAGVVFNPATPVDTLDYLVEMVDLVLVMSVNPGFGGQKFIPSQLGKIREIRSRIDASGRDIRLQVDGGVDAQTAPQCVEAGADVLVAGSATFKGGPDRYAANIAGLKGG
- a CDS encoding heparinase II/III family protein, with product MTDSLSRTAPDTIELPLGDPQVPGEDDARAIPLRSAEEGLVREETKRRSDPPTTAAAAVDHAAGASRALALADFAPPSVGAGERLMRMAYRMGVPGSVLSGPFRKPSALRLLATVESPLPGRRPSGVALRAGHFLVHGVKAPISQMDFTPSARLTPPFEQAIHGFTWLRDLSSSAPREQCSGVAERIAAAWLKANPQVGKGMPWRVGLAARRMLAWLVHAPLVMSGDKGVRTKLLAQIAETARWLDRNHGKAEDRLEEVAAWCAITAAGLLLPDGKPRRLYGEAGLVHALGELVGEDGGVLSRSPYAQMEALRLLVDCRACYEAVRRDPPDALEAMMRLLVPPLLTLTHADGSLGNWQGSGATSANTLRALVEATRVRTRPLRQARGWGYQRVAAKGAVLQFDAAPPPLARHARYGCASTLAFEFSSGAHRLIVNCGGAAMAGGQIPVRIEQGLRATAAHSTLVLEDANSTAVLIGGKLGAGVGEVEIDRRSVGGKKPATRVEASHDGYASRFGLVHRRILLLSDEGDELRGEDVLVPSGRKGKRGKVNYAIRFHVGPGVELSLTKDRKGARLALPDGTNWQLRTTEGELSIEDSMWSDGDGRPQAIEQLVIAGMISRSGANFSWLLKRMG
- the purH gene encoding bifunctional phosphoribosylaminoimidazolecarboxamide formyltransferase/IMP cyclohydrolase; the encoded protein is MTDAVTVKRALLSVSDKSGLVELGRDLAARGVELVSTGGTARALRDAGLAVKDISELTGFPEMMDGRVKTLHPKVHGGLLAVRDDAAHATAMAEHDIGAIDLVVVNLYPFEATVAKGAGRPEIIENIDIGGPSMVRSSAKNHAYVTIATDPGDYAALQGELADRDGATSYDFRKAMAAKAFAATAAYDSMIANWFAQSDQGQGLPDRLFANGRKADELRYGENPHQSAAIYIPAGPPARGIPQAEQVQGKELSYNNYNDADAALNLVSEFAGQDPAIVIVKHANPCGVAQAGSQIEAWEAALACDSVSAFGGIVASNTPLDGRTAEAICKIFTEVVVAPDADEEARAFFAAKKNLRLLLTGELPDAARGGLSIKSITGGILAQSRDNGRITRDDLKVVTERAPTEQELDDCLFAWTVAKHVKSNAIVYAKDGATAGIGAGQMNRRDSARIAAIKAQEAAGKYDWDQPRTVGSAVASDAFFPFADGLLSAAEAGATAVIQPGGSMRDQEVIDAANEQGLAMVFTGMRHFNH
- a CDS encoding META domain-containing protein, which codes for MQQRAASGDAMDDGTYLERIDPLGDTWLLRTLAGDDVSDREGVLTGSGGGFLNHHAQCGGGHPAFYQLDGQSISVIRREAVQIGKCGNAAGAADFERRWADFIDNLATWRREGDVLRLADASGTTAVLERPPYAVSALAGRWLVDAIGGEPFAMERRAAAEIEYRYAGVFASAECNTAYGDVSTTGRIDLGAATQQGCSKEDAAEDALLFSALGAVTGYRIDSDRLTLTGGPGLTLRRPPYPDRTLAGEFQSCGNTLLGAYQAGPITLSIARDTMTDQSGCRATYSSEGPNLSLALEDSVQCNEVPKPYVAGEPIEIGGGLSFLSLATPDAFAFTDRGRLVLRTPRGLLHMCRKGDPDAMRF